From a single Apium graveolens cultivar Ventura chromosome 2, ASM990537v1, whole genome shotgun sequence genomic region:
- the LOC141690748 gene encoding protein FAR1-RELATED SEQUENCE 5-like: protein MVTSDKVNFMQRSRNIDPFTRSLIELFNKSGIETPKVMNLVSETCGGIEKIGFSAQDVRNVIPDIRRRVFDSSDAEYGLVLLRDLQKQSDGNIFYRVDVDEENRVRGLVWVDPCSLNSYKNFGDVVTFDSTYRTNRYDMPFIPITGVNHNYQNILFGFALIRDEKETTYRWVLKTWLEAVDNKPPITIITDQDIALSNAISEVMPNTNHTYCTWHISSKFTEKLSTLYTQYSEFKTDFNACIYKSLSPTEFEGRWEDLKEKYDLENHNWLNDMYAIRRQWVFAFTKQHFAAGMTTTSRSESMNSFFDEYAKASTGLKEFIENSQKTLDSQYLREVQADFDTEYKERRLFSNSPMEIHASKIYTKEMFKRFQKELQKSQSFVVKSMKGCGDYLSKMYLVEKSTLPEINRRNFFLKVSIDGSYSCTCKKFEHSGMICRHMIRYLNKKQKTMIPPDLVTMRWTINGNKVAGPLPCTPRMLGNVVESQTARYSGLCKAFQVFVGRGKKAMIEEIVPRDY from the exons atgGTTACATCGGATAAGGTAAATTTCATGCAAAGATCACGCAACATAGATCCGTTTACCCGATCTTTGATTGAGTTATTCAACAAATCGGGTATCGAGACCCCGAAAGTGATGAATTTAGTTAGTGAGACGTGTGGTGGTATTGAAAAAATTGGTTTTTCCGCTCAAGACGTACGAAATGTAATACCTGACATTCGAAGACGGGTTTTTGATTCCAGTGATGCGGAGTATGGATTGGTTTTGTTACGAGACTTGCAAAAACAAAGTGATGGAAATATTTTCTACCGAGTGGATGTGGATGAGGAGAATCGGGTTAGGGGTTTGGTGTGGGTTGATCCTTGTTCGCTTAACTCGTACAAGAATTttggagatgtggtgactttcgACTCGACATATCGGACTAATAGGTATGACATGCCTTTTATTCCAATTACGGGAGTGAATCACAACTACCAAAATATTTTGTTTGGATTTGCACTTATAAGGGACGAGAAAGAGACTACTTATAGATGGGTTTTGAAGACTTGGTTGGAAGCGGTCGATAACAAGCCACCTATTACCATTATTACGGATCAAGACATCGCTTTAAGTAATGCCATTTCTGAGGTTATGCCTAACACCAACCATACATATTGTACGTGGCATATTAGTAGCAAGTTTACCGAGAAACTATCTACTTTGTATACTCAATACTCGGAGTTCAAGACGGATTTTAATGCATGTATCTACAAGTCATTGTCACCAACGGAATTTGAAGGTAGGTGGGAGGACTTGAAagagaaatatgatcttgaaaatCACAATTGGCTAAATGATATGTATGCAATTAGACGGCAATGGGTTTTTGCTTTCACAAAACAACATTTTGCCGCCGGTATGACTACCACCTCAAGGAGCGAGTCTATGAATTCATTTTTTGATGAGTATGCGAAAGCGTCGACCGGTTtgaaagaattcattgagaattCACAAAAAACTTTGGACTCACAATATTTACGGGAGGTTCAAGCCGATTTTGACACCGAGTACAAGGAAAGGAGACTATTCTCTAACTCGCCAATGGAGATACATGCCTCCAAGATATACACAAAAGAGATGTTTAAGCGATTTCAAAAAGAGCTTCAAAAAAGTCAATCTTTTGTTGTGAAAAGCATGAAAGGTTGTGGAGATTATCTTTCAAAGATGTATTTGGTAGAAAAGTCCACCTTGCCGGAGATTAATAGAAGGAATTTTTTCTTGAAGGTTTCCATCGACGGGAGTTATTCTTGTACATGTAAAAAATTTGAACATTCTGGGATGATATGTAGACACATGATCCGTTACCTTAACAAGAAACAAAAGACGATGATACCACCAGATCTTGTAACAATGAGGTGGACAATAAATGGAAACAAAGTTGCGGGACCTCTACCGTGTACGCCTCGGATGCTTGGTAATGTTGTAGAATCTCAAACGGCaagatatagtggattgtgtaaAGCTTTCCAAG TTTTTGTGGGGCGAGGGAAGAAGGCCATGATAGAAGAAATTGTCCCTCGAGATTATtag